Proteins encoded in a region of the Orcinus orca chromosome X, mOrcOrc1.1, whole genome shotgun sequence genome:
- the LOC101275912 gene encoding retrotransposon Gag-like protein 8: MDGRVQLIKALLALPIRPQTRRWRNPIPFPETFDGDTDRLPEFIVQTGAYMLVDETLFTNDALKVTFLITRLTGPALQWVIPYIRKQSPLLNDYRGFLAEMKRVFGWVEDEDF; the protein is encoded by the coding sequence ATGGACGGCCGAGTGCAGCTGATCAAGGCCCTCCTGGCCCTGCCCATTCGGCCCCAGACGCGTCGGTGGAGAAACCCGATCCCCTTCCCCGAGACGTTTGACGGCGACACCGACCGGCTCCCGGAGTTTATCGTGCAGACGGGTGCCTACATGCTAGTGGACGAGACCCTGTTCACCAACGATGCCCTGAAGGTGACGTTCCTCATCACCCGGCTGACCGGGCCCGCCCTGCAGTGGGTGATCCCCTACATCAGGAAGCAGAGCCCCCTCCTCAACGATTACCGGGGCTTCCTGGCCGAGATGAAGCGGGTCTTTGGATGGGTGGAGGACGAGGACTTCTAG